A window of Synechococcales cyanobacterium T60_A2020_003 genomic DNA:
TTGTGCCCGCATCCGCCAAAAGCCAGGAGCAAAAGACCCCTACATCTTAATGCTGACGGCTCGCGGCGAAGAAATGGATCGGATTATTGGCCTCTCCACCGGAGCCGATGATTACCTGATCAAGCCCTTTAGCCCGCGTGAACTGGTGGCACGGGTGCGGGCATTGCTGCGGCGTACCCTGCGCCAAGGGGGGCAAACGCCTGTGTATCAAACGCCTCACTTTTCGGTGGATGTCGATCAGCGCACCGCCCAACGTCAACTCGATGACCAAGATCCAGAGGTGCTGGACTTGACCACCCTAGAGTTTGACCTCCTCAGCATGTTCGTCAACTATCCAGGTCGGGTCTGGAATCGGTCGCAAATTATTGAAAAACTGTGGGGCAACGACTTTTACGGGGATGAACGGGTTGTGGATACCCACATTGCCCGTCTCCGCAAAAAGATTGAGCCCGATCCGGCCCATCCCAGCTTTGTCAAAACCGTGATCGGGGTGGGCTATAAGTTTGAAGATGGCCAATCATTGGGATGAACCTGTGGCAAAAGTAGGACTACAATCTCGCCTGTTCATATCCCACATTGCCGTGATGGTGGTGGGACTGATCACCCTCATTGTCATCGGCAAAATTTCCTCACCCCGCTTTTTTGTGCTGTACCTCCAGCGGATTGAGCATCAAGCGGTGGGCGGGTACACTATTCGCCAGGTGCGGGGAGAACTGGTTCAAAGTTTTGAGTATGCTTGGGTGCGGGGAGCCCTGTGGTCCGTCGTTCTGGGAGCTTCGGGAGCGGCAGCGATGAGC
This region includes:
- a CDS encoding response regulator transcription factor — translated: MHILIVEDEPEISQLIQLYLEKEGFNCRACRDGETALQVFQEIQPDLIVLDLMLPKLDGLEVCARIRQKPGAKDPYILMLTARGEEMDRIIGLSTGADDYLIKPFSPRELVARVRALLRRTLRQGGQTPVYQTPHFSVDVDQRTAQRQLDDQDPEVLDLTTLEFDLLSMFVNYPGRVWNRSQIIEKLWGNDFYGDERVVDTHIARLRKKIEPDPAHPSFVKTVIGVGYKFEDGQSLG